The genomic segment acggggcaacaaagtgagactccatctccaaaaaaaaggcaattaggatgtcagatttgtgttttgtgtttgagTGTGAAACATCTTAAACACACTCATGTCTCTACAGATGGTGGGGAAATTCAGCTCTTAACTGGTTATTAAGCTTTAACATGGAAACAGAGGCagcctttgcttttttcttttttgttttttgaggtggagtttcactctgttgcccaggctggagtgcagtggtgcgatcttggctcaccgcaacctccacctcccaggttcaagtgattctcctgcctcagcctcccaaacagctgtgattacaggcatgcaccaccacatcctgctaattttgtatttttagtagagacagggtttctccatgttggtcaggctggtcttgaactcctgacatcaggtgatttgcccacgttgtcctcccaaagtgctgggatttgtcaggcatgagccaccgcgcctggctggctttgctttTTTCAAGCTTTTCATGGTTGTGGTCAAGCTGCTGCATGTGTTTGTATGTCAAGTATTAATatgtaaagaatgagaaaagtctGACGGAGCTCTTATTTGTGCAGAGTAACTCATAGATGCGTATggtagtggttttgatttgcttaaCTTATTAACAGGAGCATTTCACTTTCCTTTCCAGTCTCTTCCAGGTGAAACACAAAGTCAGGGGAGTTTACCTTTGACTTGGTCTTTCCAGGAAGGTGTCCAATTGCCTGGTAGTTACGGTGGACATTTAATAGCTAACACTCCTCAACAGAACTCACTAAATGATTGCTTTTCCTTCTCCAAGAGTTATGGTCTGGGAGGAATCACAGATCTGACTGACCAGTCTTCTCCTGTGGACCCCACAAAGCTCTATGAAAAGCGCAAATTGTCTGGTAGCAGAACCTACAGTAGTGGAGACCTGCTTTCTCCTTCTGCCTCCGGAGTCTACTCTGATCATGGCGATCTGCAAACGTGGAGTAAAAACGCTGCTTTGGGGAGAAATCCTCTTAACGACAACTGTTATTCCAATTATCCTTTTTCTCTGACCAGCTGGTCTTGCAACTTCTCTTCTTCCCAAAACTCTTCAGAACCCTTTTACCAGCAGATTCCACTGGAGCCATCTGCAGCCAAAACTGGCTGTCCCCCATTATGGCCAAATCCAGGGGGTAATCTTTATGAAGAGAAGGTACATGTGGATTTTAACAGCTACGTCCAGTCCCCTGCGTACCATTCACCTCCGGAAGACCCCTTTCTCTTCACTTATACCTCTCATCCTCACCAGCAATATTCACTGCCAAGCAAGAGCAGCAAATGGGATTTTGAGGAAGAAATGACATACTTGGGTTTGGATCACTGCAACAGTGAGATGCTTCTGAACCTGTGTCCTTTAAGATGACTCAACTCTTTCAGTAGGTGCGCCCTCGACCCTCAAAAATGGGGAAGGGCTGAAAGAATTTCcttaggaaataattttaaaaacataaccacAGATAAATAAGAATCATGATAAGCAGTAGacaaggttttctttctttctttttttttttttttttttttttttggagatagagtctcactctgtcacccaggctggaatgcagtggcacaatctcggctcactgcaacctttgcctcctgggttcgagcgattctccagcctcagcctcccaagtagctgggattacaagcacctgccactgtgcccagctaatttttctatttttagtagagacggtttcgccatgttggccaggctggtctcaaactcatgacctcaa from the Saimiri boliviensis isolate mSaiBol1 chromosome 4, mSaiBol1.pri, whole genome shotgun sequence genome contains:
- the GCM1 gene encoding chorion-specific transcription factor GCMa produces the protein MEPDDFDSEDKEILSWDINDVKLPQNVKKTDWFQEWPDSYAKHIYSSEDKNAQRHLSSWAMRNTNNHNSRILKKSCLGVVVCGRDCLAEEGRKIYLRPAICDKARQKQQRKRCPNCDGPLKLIPCRGHGGFPVTNFWRHDGRFIFFQSKGEHDHPKPETKLEAEARRAMKKVHTTPSSVSLSLKGSTETRSLPGETQSQGSLPLTWSFQEGVQLPGSYGGHLIANTPQQNSLNDCFSFSKSYGLGGITDLTDQSSPVDPTKLYEKRKLSGSRTYSSGDLLSPSASGVYSDHGDLQTWSKNAALGRNPLNDNCYSNYPFSLTSWSCNFSSSQNSSEPFYQQIPLEPSAAKTGCPPLWPNPGGNLYEEKVHVDFNSYVQSPAYHSPPEDPFLFTYTSHPHQQYSLPSKSSKWDFEEEMTYLGLDHCNSEMLLNLCPLR